ATCGTTGGTTAAGAACTGCTTCAGGATGTGTACTGTACCATCAGTGCTAATTCATTGATAAGGAAACGATCGACGTATTTTACACAAGTGTTGGTTCGTTCCACGGCTTCCCAGAAATCTTAATTTACGTAACATCAATGTGCACagctgtagaaaaaaaaaaaaaaaaactcaacaccAATCTGCCATTGATAGGCGATAGTGGAACACAATATTTAAATCATCCCCAAAACTTCGCTAGGGGTCAGTGTTAATCCGGTCGTTGGTTTGTGAATGTCGAGCGCTGGTTCACAATGGAACCAGCTGCAGTAAAGGTAATGGTGAAGACAAGTGTAAAGATTTAGCATTTGCAGATAGCTGGGAAGTTGTGAACACTAGAACTATTCCTCCGAAAGCTGTTAAAGTTGTACTGTGCTGTGTAATTAATATAGCATCAAGGACTATAGCTAAGAAATGGGTGCTAAAGTGCGTAATTTAGAAACGTTGAATATAATGACGTATTGTGTGTTTATGGTGCTTTTGAGGCAAGAATTAATTATGTCCGATTAGCAAACTGTATAAAAATGTACATGCTGCACTCATCAGCATCAGTTTCTGTTAGGAAATAGCGCCATCTACATGTGAAGTTTGaagctatttttttaaattcatcacGTATTCATTGGACCGCTTTGCTCACATAGGAATATGTAACAGTCAAGCTTACGAAGCAAGAAGTTTATCACATCACAAATGGATAAAGAATGCAAAGTGATTGTTTTAAGTACAGTGTAGGCATACCCCCACTGACAATGATAACTCAAATTTTAATCCGGTTTTCTAACGAGTTGTTCCGTTGTCTTTTCTCTATTCCTCCAGTATATAATACGCGGTGTAGCGGTCGCGTGGCTGCTTCACATTGTTATCGTTGCAAGTTTGGCAAGAAATGTAACTGTTCCACTATCACATAGAAATGGAACTGCAAGAAATACGACTACTGGCAACTATACGCGAACTAATCGTCAGATAGGCTACAACACATTCAGTCCTTATGGATTAGGTCTGCCAAACATCTTGCCCATCGGTGGCGCTCTGCCGAATTTTGGATCCAACATTAACTGTCCACCTGGAAGCATTTTGCGTGATGGACAGTGCGTACAACGGTTGGCATACTGTGGGGCGGGTTACAATCTGGTCGGCAATACGTGTGTCGGTCAAGCCACCTGTCAGCAAGGATACAGTCTCGTAAACGGACAATGTCAGCTGCAGGTGCCGTGCGCTACCCAAATGTGTGGTATGGTTCCTCCATCAATATCGCCGccatcagcaccaccaccaccaccaccaccaccgccaccaatcGTTACCTGTACCTGTGAAGAGGGCTACAACCAGATAGGCGAACAGTGCATGAAACAGGAATCGCAGCCAGCTCAAACGCGCACCCAAGAGAGTAGCCACATGGAGCAGCTCACCTGTCCCGCCGGTTATGAACTCAACTACGAGGACTGTATAAAGCAGCACAGCTTAGATGCACGTTGCGAGCGAGGAACGCGCCGGGATGATGTATGCACGGTGCCTGCCGAGTGTGGCTATCCGTTCGCGATGGATGCATATGGACGGTGCGTTAAGAATTCGACCACGGAGGCTCGATGCCCGCCGGAAACACGACTGGTAGGCGACGTGTGTATCTACAACACACCCGAGTGTCCTCCGGGCTATCAGAAGGAAGCCGGTATATGTGTTCAACGCGAGCAGGTCCCAATCAGCTGCGAGAACGGTGGCACTCTGTCCGGAGGGTTGTGTGTGGTGGGAACTCCACAGTGTCCGCCAGAATATCGACTGTCCAACGGACAGTGCGTGCTCGAACGCCGTACTGTTCCTCGGTGTCCGCCCGGTTCCAGACCTCAGGCAGGTACTTGCGTCATACAGGAACTGAGCTGTCCGCCAGGCTTTACCGACCGTGGGGGTGGCGTTTGTGTGAATCGAGAGCGTAGACCGGCGACCTGTCCGAATGGGGCCCGACTTGTGGGCGATGTGTGCGAATCGGAACGAGAGATCTGTCCGCGTGACTTTAAGCTCGAGTACATGCAGTGCGTCCGGTACAGTGAACGACCTGCGACCTGTCCTCGTGAGACGCGTCTAGTGGGTGGTGAGTGTATCTCGTCATCGGTAAGCTGTGAGCTAGGATTCACACTGCGTGGTGGTGAGTGTTTCCGCGAATCGGTGGGTCGGCGATCCTGTCCAGCGGGTAGCACTTTACGCGAGGAACAGTGCGTAGTTGGTGAACCGAGATGTGATGCTGGCTTTACCCTACGGGATGGTGTCTGTGTGCAGCATCTTAGACAGGAACCGCGATGTGCGGCCGGTGCTCAGTACCGAGACGGTAAGTGTGTGCTGCGCGTGGACGATTGTCCAACGGGAGCAGTTCGGCGCGATGGCGATTGTGTGCGAGGTGATCAGGTGAGACCAATATGTGACGCCGGGTTTACGTACCTCAATGGTCGCTGTCTGGCGGAGGCACAGTGCGAGTATGGCTACACTTACAAAAAGTCCGAGTCGATCTGTCAGAGCACGTCGAGGACGGCGATGACTTGTCCTGCCGGCACACAGCTGGAGGGTGGACAATGCGTTACACGTGAGATGATCTGTATGGAGGGCTACACGTTGCAGGCTGGGCAGTGTGTGATGCGCATGACTACGGCACCAACATGTCCGCCCGGGTCTACCCTGCAGGGGAACCGGTGTCAAACGAGCATTGCGGCCCAATGTCGCGCCGGCAGTATCCCGATGAACGGTGGCTGTGAGATCCACGAAACGGCATATCCGAGCTGTCCGGCAGGGTACCGTTTCTATGCGGGACAGTGTCACGGTACGCTTACCACTTCTGTTCCAACTGCCCCGATGCCAGTCCCGAGCCCGTGTATGTACGGAGCCTGTGCAAGTCCTTGCACAACCGGTATCTGTGGCATTCCCTGTGCGACGGGATGTGCGACACAGGCGGCACAAACGGTGCAGCAATCCGTACAAACGATTCATTCGACGCAAGCAGCGACCTGTCCGGAAGGGTTCTCCATGCAGAACGGTGTCTGTACACGACGCGCGACCGTACAGTTGGATTGTCCATACGGATACAGCATGGACGGCGGGCAGTGTATCGCTTACTATTCGATGACTTGTGCTGCGGGCAGTGTGCTGCAGGGTGATCGGTGTGTACGTTTGCAGGCTCGTCCGGCTATCTGTCGGGACGGGTATCAGCAGGCCGGAGACCGCTGTATCCATATGCGACCAACCTGTCCGCCCGGCTATCGGAACTTAGGTGGAATGTGTGTGACCGTGAAGGAGCGGCCTGCTACCTGTCCGAGTGGAAGCAGCAAGAGGAATGGTTACTGTGTCACCTCTCCGAACTGTCCGCCCGGCTACTATCTGCTCCAGGGTATGTGTCAGCGAGAGGAGCACATAGCAATTAATTGTCCGGCTGGGTTTGTGCTGGCCGGTGGCGAGTGTATCGCACACTCTAGCTGTGCCAATGGCTACCGACTGGAGGGTAATGCGTGTGTCCGCACGGAACAACGAACGGTGGAGTGTCCTCGGCCGGCACGCCTTGTGCGAGGTTGGTGCGTGTTGAGTACTCCTACCTGTGAGCACGGTTACGACTTCATCGGTGGTCGCTGCGTTAAGACTGAGTACCGTCGGCCGGTGTGTCCACCCAATACGAGAATCCGTGACAATGTGTGCGTACTATCTCACCCACCACAGTGCGAGGTCGGATTCACGTTCTCCGCCGGACAGTGTACCAAGTTGGACCGACAACCGATCGATTGCCCGCACGAGTTCCAGGTCCAGGGTGATAAGTGTGTCGCTCAGCGGTTACTCTGTCCGCCCGGTTTCGAGCTGAATGGACGAGAGTGTGAGCGCGAAACGCGTCGTACGATCGCCTGTCCGTATGGAAGCTCTCTGCGTGACAATCTATGCATCGGGGAAGGTCCTTCCTGCGAACCGGGCTACAATTTGCTGCGGGGAGAATGTATCCGTGTTAGCTACAACTCACCGGAATGTCCACCCGGCACTGTTTTCACCGATGGGCGCTGTGTTCGCAGTGCGACATGTGCCCCAGACTATCAGCTGCGCGGTAATCTCTGTGTCAAGCAGCGCATTGTCAAGCTGTCGTGTGCTCGAGGAAGGCTGCAGGACGGCAAATGTGTCGCGCCTGGTCCGGACTGTCCCGTGGATTACGAGATGCGGCGTGATGGATGCATTCGGCGCGAAACTACGCAACCGAGCTGTACCGAGGGTAGTCTGCAGAGCGATTACTGCGTCATTGGTAGACCGCGGTGCGCGGATGGATACCGGTATGCGTACGGTCGCTGTACGAAGCTGGAAAAGATAAGGGCCGAATGTCGGAGCTCTGCCGTGCTCAGGGATGGTATGTGTGTGACCAAGACGACCACTTCCAGTGCTTACTGTTCGTCAGGCTACACACTCATGGGTGCAGTGTGCACGCGCACGATCTATGTGCAGGCCACCTGTACGACCAGACCGTCCGCACCGATTACTACCAGCATCAGTAACATAGTGGCCAGCGCTCCAACGTACGTATCGAGCGGATCGATTCAATCTGTACCTTCGTACCCGGCCTATGTTAGCCCATCTATCATAGCAACCGAAATTGTGCCCGCTATTGAAACAAGCGTAAACTATACAACATTCCCCGAAGAGCGTACGGACGTTGCCAATAAATTCGATGACTATTTCACCGGTGAGAACGAAGCCGGTGGATTTGAAGACTATCCCACCTATTCCAGTTCGAAGGTAGACACCGATGATTACATTCCCACCCCATATGTTCCTGAATCCAACTCGTATGATACCGAGTACACGCCGTATGTTTCCGAGTATGACGTGAAGGAGACGGTTTCTAACATGACGGCAGCACGCCCTGAAACGCCTGTTACACGGGAGAAGCGTTGTACCGTCACTGGGCCTCGTGTTTGTTCGAACTTCATGGAATCGGGTTGGAGCTGCAAGCAGACCGAATACCGTGGAATTGAGTCCAGCCTGTGCGAGAGCGAAAGCACCACCATCCGACTGATTGTCGAGCAGCACTTGGTCCAAAACGATACATTCCTAGTGATGGCACCACAGGAACAGGAAGAAGATGGATATGGTTACGACGAAGAAGATACTGAAGATGAGGATGGTAAGTAGTGATTGATAGTGGGTCGGACTGTACGTTTAATTGGAATCTTCTCTTTATCACACAGGCACAATTGATTGTAGTGATTGTACCGATCAAAGCTTCTCCTGTTCGAAGGCATGCTACACGTACGATGAGTGCAATAACTGCAACACGGTTGAGCTTTCTAGCTTCTGCAACACGACGAAGATGACTGAGGTGTGTGGTTATTTAGAGATCGATAGCTAACACACACGTAAGCGTAACTTCGTGGATATAATCATACATTATATGCGGACAGCGGAGTACGTAAAGTCTCCTGAGTAACAAAACTAATATAGAGGGATTTAACAATTACGGTATATTCGGAATATTTGGAGATATGTATAACATTTAACAATTCGAATAAAGCTATATGCTACCGAAACTGAGAGTCTTTTGTGTTTGGGTGTGATTTAAGTTATAAGGAACGGATGTGTACACTGAGAAggattttcaattttgataAGCTTCTCTGACAACGATAATTCCTGTAGCGGATCTAACGATGGGCGGAGTAGGCAATCTTCGAGAGCTGTTGCTTTGTATAATAGGCCCCAAAGAAGAGGAAGCTTTGTTGTGATTGCTAGTAGCAGGGACTGGTATTGGCGGCCCGGATATCGTCCTATAGCTCTTGAGGCAAACAGAAGGAAAATTGGAACGTCTGCAGAAAAACTAACATATCGCATCATgaatggatttattttattgataaaaatgTAACAGACTGTAACACTGTTCCTTGATGCACGATTTAAATACAGCTAGGTTTAAGGGCGTACGCGGTTGAACACAATCTCTGTTACTTTACACCAGGACGAATACACCGACACTACGGCACATGACTAACTGTAGAATCTTCATGGTCAACATCGGATAAAATATCATCTGCATGGTGGACTGGCTGGGGCTTAACACGAGGTGAATGATTGAGGTTAGCTGGCAATCgtgagctctctctctctctctctctctctctctctctctctctctctctctctctctcgctctctagtGATGTGAATTCATTTTAAGCTCCTGAAGTTCTTCTTCCGAATCGACTGAATCTTGCTCATCGTCCGAACCGTGCAGGGAAGGAGCCGGTGTGGTATGTCCTGAAAGAAATTGCACGTTAGAGAGATCGCTTCATGCTTCAAGTTAAATTGCACAACTTACTGGATGAGCTAGGACTTGGTGGGGCACTGATCGGTCGTGGGTAGGTAAAATCTGTGGCTCGCTTCAGATATTCGGTTGATTCGTCCACATAATCGGGATACACTCTTTGCAGTGCTTTCACCCTAGCTTGACGGTAGTACTATGGACAAGCAATTCACAACATTAGTTCTCGTTATTGCCAAGGCAACAAAAGCAGCTTTGTAACTTACAATTCCTAAATTTCTCCAATCCAGCAGATCACTCAACCGCTCCGTACGGTTACGCTGGATGATACGTTGGCGGCGGTTCAGTTTGGAAAATTCGAACATAAACTTTGACAGCTGCTGTACGCTCTCTTCCAGTCCAACGTGGCGTCGATCGACGATGTAGATACCGTACGATTTGGGATCTGCCACGTGCTCGTGCATGAAGCACCCGAACCCGGACAGATTCGTGGTAATGCTCGGTATACCCATCACGGTACATTCGGCCGGTGTGTATCCCCAGGGTTCGTAGTACGATGGGAACACCCCGAGATGGCAACCGCGCACAAACTCTTCATAGTCCAGCCCAAACAATGGATTGGTTGAGTTGAGAAACTCGGGATGGAACACCACCTTCACCCGATCGTACTTGGTGTTGAACAATTGACACCGACGGATCGAGTCCAGCACCGGATCGTTCCAATCGTCCACCACGTTGTGCGTGGTGACGGGCGGATTACCGTCCCTTTGGAGCGCGTACAGACAGCGCTTGATCTTGACGATATCTTCCTTGGTCAGTATCTCCGTCCCCTCGGGCAGCTGACCCTGCAGACACGTCTCGTACATGCGCTTGCCAATGTCCTGCTGTATGCTATTGATCGTATCGCGCAGCTGTTTCGTGACAGCGTGACCGCGCAACGATTCCACATTAAAGTTGTTCGTTTTGGCCGGAAAGATCAGAAATGCTACCACCGTCACGTCCGAGTTGTTCGACTTTAGCATGTGATTCAGGCGGGCCAACGCTTCGATGAAGATGTCCGCGCCCTTGTTGGTGAACTCGTACCGACCCGCTATGAACATGTACAGCGTCTTTTCGATGTTGAAGTTAAAGTGTCCATAAAAGTGGCCGCGCGTAAATTCGTGTATCTTTTCCTTTGCCATCGCGTGCATATTCTGGAACTCGTGGATGGCCGCAAACTTCTTCACGTTCAGCCCGTTCGGTGTGATAATGTCCGGTTTGCGCTTGAGCAGATGTTCCGCCTCGTAGCCCGTGATCTCCGAAACTGTCGTGAACACGTGCGATAGATGTGAGGCCGCACGCTCCAGACAGTACCGATGATAGATTTGACGCTTGCCGGCTTCCTCGTCTACGGGGAATTTATCCAGGTTGTTGTAGAAATCGGTATTACCAGCGCAAAGGTACCGCCCTAGCAGGGTGGCGTGCGTGGTGAACACGGTCGCTACATCCACCTGACGGGTGCGCAGTGCTATCAACCCAACGCCGGCTTGCCATTCGTGAAAGTGTGCTACAATTCTTGGTGGACCGTATTCGTTCTCGTGCGAGTAAACCTCAGCGCAGCGTTTAAACTAAAACGATCCGGAAAGCAATGATTAGAGACGTTAGTTCCTCACACTCTCAGTACGGGAACTCACCTCATCGATAAAAGTAGCGACTGTATAGCCCAGTATGATCGCATCATTGCACTCAATGTCCAGATGGGGAATGCCGATGTTGGACGAATCCCACAGCTCCTGTTTGTAGCCATCCATTTTCCATGCAGCTGAACCGATGTCGAACAGTATGATCTGTGGATTGCCATCGACCAACCAACGGCCGCAGTGCACCTTGTAGCCTTGATTACGCATCGCCGTCACGGCACGATAGAACGGTCCATTGCTGGGAAATTCGCACGCCTCAACTTCCGTGCGTGCGGACGCTTCCTTGTACGGTCCAATCAGACAGTACTGATCGCCCAGTTCCTCGGTCGACACGAACGCTTTCGAGCGGATCACCGTGTATATACCTCCAACTGTAACAGATGTCCACAGATGTAACGGTTAGTAACAACATAGGGCTTCGACGTCCTCTCCCGGGGGGTACCTTTGTTCGCCACTTCCCACGCTATCTCGAACGTCCATCGATTTTCCGTGTTGGCCGAATGTCCCCGGTCCAGGAACTGCATCAGATCCGAGCTGGATTCGACGCGCGAATATCGACGACTCATGGCGCTGATTTCTGCAACGTTGACCCCGGAAATTAGAAAAAGTAAACGTCAGCTACGATATTCGAAGCGGCACGGGACTTGTTTTGCGTCAGGTTTTGATGTTGTGGCGTCGCTAACCTCAACGAGAGATCGCGACAGAGAGAACAGAATGTAGTACAGACAAGTCTATTAATAGTGCCATGCGAGACATTCGCGAATCTGGTGTCCACGTTTGTTCACTCGCTTCTTCAGCATTATCTCATTCTAGCTGACATGCCGGGGCATTGGATGCGTGTGCCAAAGCATCGCAAGTCTTGAGGCCACCAACGGCCACCAAGGTTATCAAACGACCTTGACATTGTCGTTTGACACTGTCACAATGTCACACGCTGGAAGTCGCCTGGTCGTATCGCGTGCATCCGATGGGTAGTGAAACATCTTCCTATCGTCGTTGCATACACGACATCCGGCGCCAACTGGCGATCATCGATGGTCGCCACCGTTATGTAAACACAGCTGCCCATATCAATGGCACTAGCGAGGATCAACATAATATAAACTAAGAGGGTTCGAAAACAACCCTTTCTGTTTGCGCTTTCGTATGTCAATGGGATGTTTTGTTGCACCGATCAAGGCCTGCGAGACGATCGATTGCGGATGATCGAGAGCACAGGATCGCGCACAAGAAAGCAGAGGGCACTCGACAGCCTTCTTATGCAATGCACCGCTTTTGGGGGTCGGGATTGCATTCCAACTCCAGAAAACCAGTTCTTCCACTTCACGCGGGCGAGGGTCAGCCGGGAAAAGCCGGTTCTAGAAGTTTGCTCAAGAGATTCGATTGGTCGGTAGGGATTTCTGCGCGTATGAGTACAGTCAACCTAAACACCGGTGTGGCCACTAGGTTTCGGCGTGCCGATAAGGCACGCAgcgatgcacacacatacactctgtATCTTATCGGCGTCGCTGACCTCGATGTTCGCTGGTACGTTACGGTCACAGGGTTAGAAGTTTTGATTCTATTTTATGCTCGTTCCGACGTCATTGGTCACAAAGATCCGGTCGCTAGCGTCACACACGGAGATCAAAGGTAAGGACACAGTGCAGGACGATGGGAACAGCTGGTTTTCTCAAGGAAACGTACAGTGTAGGCGCCAGCAGCTTCAGAAGAGCGCCggtgagaaagaaagagagatagcAAAATGTGGGAGAAAGCGAGAGCGCTCCCGAGAAAGATGTTGTGGGTCGGGTGTATCGGGGACAGTTGGATTTGGCCGCCAAAGAACTAGAGGAGAGTCGTTCGCTTTAATGTCAAATAAAGGTCAATGGcagagctgctgttgttggtgctgctgcaacGCGATGGCAGCGGGATGATCTGTGTAATCTGGACACGCACTACTCTGGCACAGGATGGTTATGTCTGGCctcggtacacacacacacacacacacacacggttcgGGTTTCCGATTATCCGACGACTGATCCGGTGTCCGATTACTTACACGGTCACGGTATGCAGAAATCTATATGTGCACTGTTCACAATCGACAAGACGTAGAGGTAATCAATCCACGGTACCGatggacacacatacacagacacggATACACGCACGCGAGCACTCCCGGGTGGGGACGATGTAGGTGATACAGTGGGACAACCCGCGGGATTGCGTCCGACTCCGGCAATCAGCTCGAAGGAACTGTTTTCGTCTCTCACGTTCGGCGCGAATCTCAAGTCTACGCGATTGCTTCTAAACCTAGAGAATACAGGGGTTGGACATATCACTGATTGTGAGCTACTCTTTCCGTAAATGTCTTGAGTATATTGTCACTGACCagggaaaatttgttttaaaggTCAAAGAAGTGAACTTACAATAGGAACAAATAtacaaatttaacaaaaacaagacgAACTATATTATACTCTTGAAACTAGATGATACTTCGGAACATCcaaaaagaattcaaatacttatttgaaaaatatcaaacaaccATGAATTTGTTTAACACAGATGATAGCCCTGTACCTTTCGTTTGTCGGACGACGGACAACGCAGCGAAGGGAACCACCAAAACGCATGCTTACTCGCGAGAAAGAAAGTTGCTGCATAGCTCACAAAACGGTGCGTGCAGTGGGAGCCATGAATGCCTTTGGATGCCGGCAtgccaagaagagagaaatCACCTGAAAATGACAACAAAACTGTTGAGAGAACTGACGAGAGCATAAGAGAGCTGTGTTTAAAATGAGAGCATACGATATTTGGCCAAATCGCGTAGGCATCAGAGGCAATTCCGTTTGAACGCAATACGTAAATAATCTGTGGCTGAGAAGTCGATTGTTTCATAATCATAACGTTAATATTCATGtgcaacaataaaaagaaacataacagACTTAGAGACATGAAGTCATACATCATTTACTGGAGGCTTTAGGAGATGGAGCATTGCGCATTTGATTTAAGAGATGTAACCGTTTGGTCGATAATGTGCGAGTTAGATAGTTGATTTGCCTCTTCCAACCACTGTCCAGGATTTGTCCCATGGATTACTGTTTTGAGTAATTCATATACCGTGCAGACCGGTCCCCAGTTGTGAGGAGTgattattcaaaatttgaatGACAACACGAATGAATATCAACTGAAGAAAACCATGCGACACTTGACGCACAGAACAGTAGGTGTACATTTTGACTAATTCTTAACATTTATCGAGGACAATCTATTATTTCCGCACTTATCACACAACTGTTTCGAAGGGCTTCTGTAATGTATCCAAAGTGCTTTATCCGAAACTGCGAGTACTTAATCCCCAAATCAAGTTGTGTAAATTTTACCTAGTTATTATTGTTCCTTGGCGTTCCTGGAGGATGATATTAAGTTGAAGCTGTAACCAGATCTCCTTGCAAATTTATAAGGCTGTTGTGATGATACAATAGCTCTTGTTAAGTAACTGTCTAGTGAATATATGATTGAGGGATGAATGTTGAGCCACTGAACAGCCATCAAGAAAACATTTGCCCGTTGTGCACTTCCCAAAGCGTACAAGCTCGCATGCAGTACATTTCCCAGGCGACAGTTATTTTAACATAAATAACTCATAGTTGGGAattaaaatgatgaaaataagGAGTTTTATTTTAGACGTCTTATttcgaaaatttatttattttatgctctTGAGTTGAGCCAGTAATGCAGTTCATAGGCATCTGTTAGGCCACAACCAGTAGCTTGCGTGCGATGAAACATTTCACGGTACAGTTTCGGAATACTTTCGTTCGGCGAAACATAACAAGAAACCTACTGGTTTGAATCTACTGGGTTGAGCTTACACGTTAATTCTTAATTACACGCATTACAGTAAATCGATGCGTCCGAAATCCTCCAACAGAACACATAGTTGAATCGACCCTCATTCAAAACCAATCCTTCTCAGCGGTCACGATCACGCCTTCGTTTCCTGTATCATCGGTATCGTCACGTGCTGTACGGGTTCTGCTTTTCGCGCCTTACGCTTCAACCGGTAGTAGCAGATTTCGAAGAACCACGGTATCACGCACAGTGCCATCACGAGCGTTAGGCAGTGAAACGAAACGGTGTAGCTTCCGGTGACGTCACGGATGTAGCCCACTATCGGACCGATCGCAAACGTTATGTTTCCCTgcagaaacataaacaatccGTAGCCGGAAGGAAACCTGCAGCGGATGGACGCAAGAACGGAAAGATAAGAGACATTGGGCCACATCAATCGAAGCTGATGAACTTGTGAACGTTAGCTTACCGTTCTTGGGGCAGATATTCGGAAAATACGAGCGGAAGCGGAACGTGGATCCAGGTCCGTAGGAAACCCATGATGGCGGTCACGATGGCCATACCGTAAAAATCGAACACGCACAAAAATCCTgcccaaacaaaacgaattcAAAGACAGAGACCATTGGAAAGCGTTAGAGTGATAATTGGAGGGCCTGAgctttcgcatttttttttttggaacacgTTAAAGACCGGAATTGCTCTCTGGTTTAAACGTGGCTGTGCCTATGAATTACAGAATGGCAAAGCATCCTCTGTCCAGCGCGCCTTGGAGGCGAtggattttaaataattaccaAAACGTGCCACAATGGTAAAGAGTGCTCCGGCCAGATAGACGTAGCGGGCCTTAATGTTCAAGCATGTGCTTGAAATGGCTAGGAAGATGCGCGATATTAGATCCGCTCCGGCACCGATGGCGATGATTAGCGAAACGTCCGACTGGAAAACCAAGCGAGTGAAAAAA
This genomic window from Anopheles maculipalpis chromosome 2RL, idAnoMacuDA_375_x, whole genome shotgun sequence contains:
- the LOC126557285 gene encoding glycogen [starch] synthase produces the protein MSRRYSRVESSSDLMQFLDRGHSANTENRWTFEIAWEVANKVGGIYTVIRSKAFVSTEELGDQYCLIGPYKEASARTEVEACEFPSNGPFYRAVTAMRNQGYKVHCGRWLVDGNPQIILFDIGSAAWKMDGYKQELWDSSNIGIPHLDIECNDAIILGYTVATFIDEFKRCAEVYSHENEYGPPRIVAHFHEWQAGVGLIALRTRQVDVATVFTTHATLLGRYLCAGNTDFYNNLDKFPVDEEAGKRQIYHRYCLERAASHLSHVFTTVSEITGYEAEHLLKRKPDIITPNGLNVKKFAAIHEFQNMHAMAKEKIHEFTRGHFYGHFNFNIEKTLYMFIAGRYEFTNKGADIFIEALARLNHMLKSNNSDVTVVAFLIFPAKTNNFNVESLRGHAVTKQLRDTINSIQQDIGKRMYETCLQGQLPEGTEILTKEDIVKIKRCLYALQRDGNPPVTTHNVVDDWNDPVLDSIRRCQLFNTKYDRVKVVFHPEFLNSTNPLFGLDYEEFVRGCHLGVFPSYYEPWGYTPAECTVMGIPSITTNLSGFGCFMHEHVADPKSYGIYIVDRRHVGLEESVQQLSKFMFEFSKLNRRQRIIQRNRTERLSDLLDWRNLGIYYRQARVKALQRVYPDYVDESTEYLKRATDFTYPRPISAPPSPSSSRHTTPAPSLHGSDDEQDSVDSEEELQELKMNSHH
- the LOC126556699 gene encoding neurogenic locus notch homolog protein 3-like, whose protein sequence is MEPAAVKYIIRGVAVAWLLHIVIVASLARNVTVPLSHRNGTARNTTTGNYTRTNRQIGYNTFSPYGLGLPNILPIGGALPNFGSNINCPPGSILRDGQCVQRLAYCGAGYNLVGNTCVGQATCQQGYSLVNGQCQLQVPCATQMCGMVPPSISPPSAPPPPPPPPPPIVTCTCEEGYNQIGEQCMKQESQPAQTRTQESSHMEQLTCPAGYELNYEDCIKQHSLDARCERGTRRDDVCTVPAECGYPFAMDAYGRCVKNSTTEARCPPETRLVGDVCIYNTPECPPGYQKEAGICVQREQVPISCENGGTLSGGLCVVGTPQCPPEYRLSNGQCVLERRTVPRCPPGSRPQAGTCVIQELSCPPGFTDRGGGVCVNRERRPATCPNGARLVGDVCESEREICPRDFKLEYMQCVRYSERPATCPRETRLVGGECISSSVSCELGFTLRGGECFRESVGRRSCPAGSTLREEQCVVGEPRCDAGFTLRDGVCVQHLRQEPRCAAGAQYRDGKCVLRVDDCPTGAVRRDGDCVRGDQVRPICDAGFTYLNGRCLAEAQCEYGYTYKKSESICQSTSRTAMTCPAGTQLEGGQCVTREMICMEGYTLQAGQCVMRMTTAPTCPPGSTLQGNRCQTSIAAQCRAGSIPMNGGCEIHETAYPSCPAGYRFYAGQCHGTLTTSVPTAPMPVPSPCMYGACASPCTTGICGIPCATGCATQAAQTVQQSVQTIHSTQAATCPEGFSMQNGVCTRRATVQLDCPYGYSMDGGQCIAYYSMTCAAGSVLQGDRCVRLQARPAICRDGYQQAGDRCIHMRPTCPPGYRNLGGMCVTVKERPATCPSGSSKRNGYCVTSPNCPPGYYLLQGMCQREEHIAINCPAGFVLAGGECIAHSSCANGYRLEGNACVRTEQRTVECPRPARLVRGWCVLSTPTCEHGYDFIGGRCVKTEYRRPVCPPNTRIRDNVCVLSHPPQCEVGFTFSAGQCTKLDRQPIDCPHEFQVQGDKCVAQRLLCPPGFELNGRECERETRRTIACPYGSSLRDNLCIGEGPSCEPGYNLLRGECIRVSYNSPECPPGTVFTDGRCVRSATCAPDYQLRGNLCVKQRIVKLSCARGRLQDGKCVAPGPDCPVDYEMRRDGCIRRETTQPSCTEGSLQSDYCVIGRPRCADGYRYAYGRCTKLEKIRAECRSSAVLRDGMCVTKTTTSSAYCSSGYTLMGAVCTRTIYVQATCTTRPSAPITTSISNIVASAPTYVSSGSIQSVPSYPAYVSPSIIATEIVPAIETSVNYTTFPEERTDVANKFDDYFTGENEAGGFEDYPTYSSSKVDTDDYIPTPYVPESNSYDTEYTPYVSEYDVKETVSNMTAARPETPVTREKRCTVTGPRVCSNFMESGWSCKQTEYRGIESSLCESESTTIRLIVEQHLVQNDTFLVMAPQEQEEDGYGYDEEDTEDEDGTIDCSDCTDQSFSCSKACYTYDECNNCNTVELSSFCNTTKMTEVCGYLEIDS